Proteins from a genomic interval of Flammeovirgaceae bacterium SG7u.111:
- a CDS encoding alpha/beta hydrolase-fold protein yields the protein MKTLSTYLFFLCIATASFAQEDKPIKDSLYSEALEEKRHFEIILPEKYDPNTADKYDVIYVTDGGGNKDLMQACMQFMQQERKAPPVIMVIVFNVDRNRDFLPSHNKNVPTSGGASKFLKFFKTELMPHIDKNYATSKMDILYGHSFGGVFSMTALMEEPDLFDAYIAVDPSFWWDEQLLVRTAAEKLDAEKTKGKILFYTGREGQGYIGMGLNTMDSILQKLDNELDWKSVAYPNETHGSVRYKSIYDAMQYIYEGFGTSVVSMHPMGGIMLKDQPIMVFCTTEHPNIRFTTDGSEPTADSPKLEKRMLVLEQPTVLKTRAFSKRGGGTTTTNEYKLGEAMPTVNKPKKATKGSLNYTYYEGKWDSLPDFSQLKKADKGVMENSFDFSILPKKENYACVFEGYLHIEEEGYYAFGITSDDGSKMYLNEEMIINNDGLHAMEEPVSYILPLKEGFYPIKIEFFQQGGGQGIEIFYLKPNTQEPLPLSFDLLYSKKTKVGK from the coding sequence AAACCCATAAAAGATTCTCTCTATTCGGAAGCCCTTGAAGAGAAAAGGCATTTTGAAATCATTTTACCCGAAAAGTACGACCCAAACACTGCCGACAAATACGATGTGATCTATGTCACCGACGGAGGTGGCAACAAAGATCTGATGCAAGCATGTATGCAGTTTATGCAACAAGAAAGGAAAGCTCCACCCGTCATTATGGTCATTGTTTTTAATGTAGATAGGAACAGAGATTTCCTCCCTTCGCATAACAAAAACGTACCTACTTCGGGAGGAGCTTCGAAGTTCCTAAAGTTCTTCAAAACAGAACTCATGCCCCACATCGACAAGAACTATGCGACCAGCAAAATGGATATTTTATACGGACATTCCTTTGGTGGTGTCTTTTCCATGACCGCCCTTATGGAAGAGCCCGACTTGTTCGATGCCTACATTGCCGTTGACCCAAGCTTTTGGTGGGATGAGCAGTTGCTAGTCCGTACCGCAGCCGAAAAACTGGATGCTGAAAAAACAAAAGGGAAAATCCTTTTTTACACAGGAAGAGAAGGACAAGGCTATATTGGAATGGGCTTGAACACGATGGATTCGATACTACAAAAACTGGACAACGAGTTGGACTGGAAAAGCGTAGCCTACCCCAACGAAACCCACGGTTCGGTTCGATACAAAAGCATTTACGATGCCATGCAATACATTTACGAAGGCTTCGGCACATCTGTCGTTAGCATGCACCCCATGGGCGGCATTATGCTGAAAGACCAACCTATTATGGTATTTTGTACTACAGAGCACCCAAATATTCGCTTCACAACCGATGGTAGCGAACCCACTGCCGACTCACCTAAGTTAGAAAAACGCATGTTAGTATTAGAACAGCCCACAGTCCTCAAAACAAGGGCATTTAGCAAAAGAGGAGGTGGGACAACAACAACCAATGAATACAAACTGGGAGAAGCGATGCCCACGGTCAATAAACCCAAAAAAGCGACAAAAGGCAGCCTAAATTATACCTACTACGAAGGGAAATGGGATTCCCTACCCGACTTCAGCCAGCTCAAAAAAGCAGATAAAGGTGTGATGGAAAATAGCTTTGACTTCTCCATCCTACCCAAAAAGGAAAATTATGCCTGTGTTTTTGAAGGATACCTCCACATAGAAGAAGAAGGGTATTATGCCTTTGGAATAACTTCTGACGACGGGTCGAAAATGTACCTAAACGAGGAGATGATCATCAACAACGATGGCCTGCACGCCATGGAAGAACCTGTATCGTATATCCTCCCTCTCAAAGAAGGCTTTTATCCTATAAAAATTGAGTTCTTCCAGCAAGGCGGCGGACAAGGCATAGAAATTTTCTACCTCAAACCCAATACGCAAGAACCCCTCCCCCTCTCTTTTGACCTGCTCTACAGCAAAAAAACGAAAGTGGGGAAATAG